The Nocardioides panzhihuensis genome has a segment encoding these proteins:
- a CDS encoding NAD(P)-dependent oxidoreductase, which produces MAERNDRSAVTVIGMGNMGSAVARAYLERGYRTTVWNRTADKAEAMADAGALVASTAAKAVAASPVTILVLLDNTAVEDVLESVGDAAAGRTLVSLTSGSPAQARANASWAVEHQAAYVDGKVMGDPPDVGTARISLAFSGDRNVFETIRPELDELGSVTYHGPDAGHAAVEFNAQVAMGYEFLIGFLHTLNLVESEGMDVEAFTERLAGSLDGYAGLLQMMAGAVKSGRYGPDLGSLDVQAALMDDLIGHREAAGVETVRMREVKSLMDRRIAQGHGDQGFSSMYELLRL; this is translated from the coding sequence ATGGCGGAACGCAACGACCGATCAGCCGTCACCGTGATCGGGATGGGCAACATGGGCTCAGCGGTCGCGCGGGCATACCTCGAGCGCGGCTATCGGACCACCGTATGGAACCGCACGGCGGACAAGGCCGAGGCCATGGCAGACGCGGGCGCGCTGGTCGCCTCCACCGCGGCGAAGGCGGTGGCGGCGAGCCCGGTCACGATCCTCGTCCTCCTGGACAACACCGCCGTCGAGGACGTGCTCGAGTCCGTCGGCGACGCAGCTGCCGGCCGGACCCTGGTCAGTCTGACCAGCGGCTCCCCCGCCCAGGCGCGAGCGAACGCGTCGTGGGCGGTCGAGCACCAGGCCGCGTACGTCGACGGGAAGGTCATGGGAGATCCGCCCGACGTCGGCACGGCCAGGATCTCGCTGGCCTTCAGCGGCGATCGCAACGTCTTCGAGACGATCCGGCCGGAGCTCGACGAGCTCGGCTCCGTGACCTATCACGGGCCCGACGCCGGGCACGCGGCCGTGGAGTTCAACGCCCAGGTCGCGATGGGCTACGAGTTCCTGATCGGCTTCCTGCACACCCTCAACCTCGTCGAGAGCGAGGGCATGGACGTCGAGGCGTTCACCGAGCGGCTCGCCGGGTCGCTCGACGGCTACGCCGGGCTGCTGCAGATGATGGCCGGCGCGGTCAAGAGCGGGAGGTACGGCCCCGACCTCGGCTCGCTCGACGTCCAGGCCGCACTGATGGACGATCTGATCGGGCATCGGGAGGCAGCCGGCGTCGAGACCGTTCGGATGCGGGAGGTGAAGTCGCTGATGGACCGCCGGATCGCCCAGGGTCACGGCGACCAGGGCTTCTCCAGCATGTACGAGCTGCTACGCCTCTGA
- a CDS encoding VOC family protein gives MTLFVSHTTIDCHDAYALSEWWKALLGYVDVEGDPNLPGHEECMILDPETGHRLLFIEVADAELPAKRIHLDLRPRTGTRDEEVERLLELGATQLADHRGKYGPGTGWVIFADPEGNQLCVLRSEAEVAAWEAQASEA, from the coding sequence ATGACCCTCTTCGTCTCGCACACCACCATCGACTGCCACGACGCGTACGCGCTCTCGGAGTGGTGGAAGGCCCTGCTCGGCTACGTCGACGTGGAGGGGGACCCGAACCTGCCGGGTCACGAGGAGTGCATGATCCTCGACCCGGAGACGGGCCACCGGCTGCTCTTCATCGAGGTGGCTGACGCGGAGCTGCCCGCGAAGCGGATCCACCTCGACCTGCGCCCGCGCACCGGCACCCGCGACGAGGAGGTCGAGCGTCTCCTCGAGCTCGGCGCGACCCAGCTCGCCGACCACCGTGGGAAGTACGGCCCCGGGACCGGCTGGGTGATCTTCGCCGATCCCGAGGGCAACCAGCTCTGCGTGCTCCGATCGGAGGCGGAGGTCGCCGCCTGGGAGGCGCAGGCCTCAGAGGCGTAG
- a CDS encoding FCD domain-containing protein yields MTSNTTSLSERIADGIVAMIEAAGLEPGDALASSRELAKRFEVTTPTIREALRRLEATDVIRFRHGSGTYVSGGVNRRLLVNPHVSESRSESVLELLDARIVLEPPVAAAAAAQRTDHDLAALTSSADNALKPQYADERPELHFHVALASASGNLLLRETVEALLQVRARDQIEIRHRYTDRDRDHADHLRIVEAVRDGDADAAAALTREHLLAIREALAATLGTEQPR; encoded by the coding sequence GTGACCAGCAACACAACATCGCTCTCTGAACGCATCGCCGACGGGATCGTCGCCATGATCGAGGCCGCCGGTCTCGAGCCTGGCGACGCCCTGGCGTCCTCCCGCGAGCTCGCCAAGCGGTTCGAGGTGACCACACCGACGATCCGCGAGGCGCTGCGCCGCCTCGAGGCGACCGACGTGATCCGCTTCCGCCACGGCTCGGGCACCTACGTGAGCGGCGGGGTGAACCGGCGGCTGCTGGTCAACCCGCACGTCTCGGAGTCGCGCAGCGAGTCCGTCCTGGAGCTCCTCGATGCCAGGATCGTGCTCGAGCCGCCGGTCGCGGCAGCGGCGGCCGCGCAGCGTACGGACCACGACCTCGCCGCGCTGACGTCCTCGGCCGACAACGCGCTCAAGCCGCAGTACGCCGACGAGCGCCCCGAGCTGCACTTTCACGTCGCGCTCGCCAGCGCCTCCGGCAACCTGCTGCTGCGAGAGACCGTCGAGGCGCTGTTGCAGGTCAGGGCACGCGACCAGATCGAGATCCGGCACCGCTACACCGACCGCGACCGCGACCACGCCGACCACCTCCGCATCGTCGAGGCCGTCCGCGACGGAGACGCCGACGCAGCGGCCGCGCTGACCCGCGAGCACCTGCTCGCGATCCGCGAGGCGCTCGCTGCCACCCTCGGCACGGAGCAGCCCCGATGA
- a CDS encoding AbgT family transporter: protein MTSTATPTGSDRLPWIIRAMGVIERVGNALPHPFWLFWILAAILAVISAICAAAGVSVISPSDGEEVVIQNLLSGDGLAMAVSTMVSNFAEFPPMATIVVVIMGVAVAERTGFLTAAMKVGISRVPVGWVVFAVAFTGTVAHVASAAAYIILVPLGGLAFRAVGKSPILGIVVAYTAIASGYDASPIPTPNDAIFAGITTAAAQIVDESAYVSPVSNWFFNIASSILLAAVITLMTKLVLSKRPDLDADEDADDGDFGTLELDGRERRALRWALLTLLAAIVVIAAVVIPPSSPLRGEDGSLTESPFLTGIAAIVAILFGIAGTVYGSLSGAITKAGDVPTLMGQGIKQMAPVLVLFFAIAQFLAYFEWSHLGDVIAVNSAEALQTSNIPVWVIFLLVLALLSIVNIMVTSGSAMWSIAAPVLVPMLMLLSVPPETTQALFRIADSGSTAITPMSPYFVMALGFLQRYRKDAGIGTLASYTLPLAIAMSLAWTALFFLWWGLGIPLGPGAPVR from the coding sequence ATGACCAGCACCGCAACTCCCACGGGCAGCGACAGACTGCCGTGGATCATCCGCGCCATGGGCGTGATCGAACGCGTCGGCAACGCCCTTCCGCACCCGTTCTGGCTCTTCTGGATCCTCGCCGCCATCCTCGCGGTGATCAGCGCGATCTGCGCCGCCGCCGGGGTCTCGGTGATCTCCCCCAGCGACGGTGAGGAGGTCGTGATCCAGAATCTGCTCAGCGGCGATGGCCTGGCGATGGCCGTCTCCACGATGGTCTCCAACTTCGCGGAGTTCCCGCCGATGGCGACCATCGTCGTGGTCATCATGGGCGTCGCCGTCGCCGAGCGCACCGGCTTCCTCACCGCCGCGATGAAGGTCGGGATCTCGCGGGTGCCGGTGGGCTGGGTGGTCTTCGCCGTGGCGTTCACCGGCACCGTCGCCCACGTGGCCTCGGCCGCGGCGTACATCATCCTGGTCCCGCTCGGCGGTCTCGCCTTCCGGGCGGTGGGGAAGTCCCCGATCCTCGGGATCGTGGTCGCCTACACCGCGATCGCGAGCGGGTACGACGCCAGCCCGATCCCGACCCCCAACGACGCGATCTTCGCCGGCATCACCACCGCCGCGGCCCAGATCGTCGACGAGAGCGCATACGTCTCCCCGGTCAGCAACTGGTTCTTCAACATCGCCTCCTCCATCTTGCTGGCCGCGGTGATCACCCTGATGACCAAGCTCGTCCTCTCCAAGCGGCCCGACCTCGACGCCGACGAGGACGCCGACGACGGCGACTTCGGCACCCTCGAGCTCGACGGCCGCGAGCGCCGGGCGCTCCGCTGGGCCCTGCTCACCCTCCTGGCCGCGATCGTGGTCATCGCCGCTGTGGTGATCCCGCCGTCCTCTCCCCTGCGCGGCGAGGACGGGTCGCTGACCGAGTCGCCGTTCCTCACCGGCATCGCCGCGATCGTCGCGATCCTCTTCGGCATCGCCGGCACTGTGTACGGCTCGCTGTCGGGTGCGATCACCAAGGCCGGTGACGTGCCGACGCTGATGGGCCAGGGGATCAAGCAGATGGCTCCGGTGCTGGTGCTGTTCTTCGCGATCGCCCAGTTCCTGGCCTACTTCGAATGGAGCCATCTGGGCGACGTCATCGCGGTCAACTCGGCTGAGGCGCTGCAGACCAGCAACATCCCGGTCTGGGTGATCTTCCTGCTCGTCCTGGCGCTGCTCAGCATCGTCAACATCATGGTGACCAGCGGTTCGGCGATGTGGTCGATCGCCGCACCCGTCCTCGTGCCCATGCTGATGCTGCTCTCGGTCCCGCCCGAGACCACCCAGGCGCTCTTCCGGATCGCGGATTCGGGCTCCACCGCGATCACCCCGATGAGCCCCTACTTCGTGATGGCCCTCGGCTTCCTGCAGCGCTACCGCAAGGACGCCGGCATCGGCACCCTCGCCTCCTACACGCTGCCGCTGGCGATCGCGATGAGTCTGGCCTGGACCGCACTGTTCTTCCTCTGGTGGGGCCTCGGGATCCCGCTGGGCCCGGGGGCGCCGGTCCGCTGA
- a CDS encoding glycoside hydrolase family 13 protein encodes MSTEHGERPADWWRSAAIYQIYPRSFADGNGDGTGDLAGVRAHLTYLRDLGVDAIWFTPWFPSPMADGGYDVADYRAIDPIFGDLAEAEALIQDALELGIRTIIDIVPNHVSDQHRWFRAAVAAGPGAPERERFWFRDGRGTDGELPPNDWTSEFGGTPWTRLTTPDGVPEQWYLHLFSAEQPDLNWQHEDVRREHEEILRFWFDRAVAGIRIDSAALLAKDPALPEVPDDPRPGEHPYVDRDELQEIYRGWRRIAQEYGTDRALIGEVWLPDTARFIRYLRPDALHAAFNFDFMTAPWDVEALRTSIDTTLRVHGEAGAPATWVLSNHDVTRPVTRYGRVDTAFAFETKRFGIPTDRALGERRARAAAMLAMGLPGAYYLYQGEELGLDEADIPLDRIQDPMHFRSGGVDPGRDGCRVPLPWSGDRPPYGFSTPGTKTWLPQPDGWARLTAQAQSADPRSMLSLHRMALLIRRTHPDLASGDFQWIEAGPGIIAFRRGAHFACVVNLTDTAVALPSSDHVWLASSPLEAGRLAPDAAVWLRPTT; translated from the coding sequence ATGAGCACTGAGCACGGAGAGCGCCCCGCCGACTGGTGGCGCTCGGCGGCCATCTACCAGATCTATCCGCGCAGCTTCGCCGACGGCAACGGCGACGGCACCGGCGACCTCGCCGGGGTCCGGGCACACCTGACCTATCTGCGCGACCTCGGGGTGGATGCGATCTGGTTCACGCCGTGGTTCCCCTCGCCGATGGCCGACGGCGGCTACGACGTGGCCGACTACCGCGCGATCGACCCGATCTTCGGCGACCTCGCCGAGGCGGAGGCGCTGATCCAGGACGCCCTCGAGCTCGGTATCCGCACGATCATCGACATCGTCCCCAACCACGTCTCCGACCAGCACCGATGGTTCCGGGCCGCGGTCGCTGCCGGGCCGGGTGCACCCGAACGGGAACGGTTCTGGTTCCGAGACGGCCGCGGAACCGATGGCGAGCTGCCGCCCAACGACTGGACCTCGGAGTTCGGCGGCACACCATGGACGCGGCTGACGACGCCCGACGGCGTCCCCGAGCAGTGGTACCTGCACCTCTTCTCCGCCGAGCAGCCCGACCTCAACTGGCAGCATGAGGACGTACGCCGCGAGCACGAGGAGATCCTGCGGTTCTGGTTCGACCGCGCCGTCGCCGGGATCCGGATCGACTCCGCCGCGCTGCTCGCCAAGGACCCGGCCCTCCCCGAGGTCCCCGACGACCCGCGACCGGGCGAGCACCCCTACGTCGATCGCGACGAGCTCCAGGAGATCTACCGCGGCTGGCGGCGGATCGCGCAGGAGTACGGCACCGACCGGGCCCTGATCGGAGAGGTCTGGCTCCCCGACACCGCCAGGTTCATCCGCTACCTGCGCCCCGACGCCCTGCACGCGGCGTTCAACTTCGACTTCATGACCGCGCCGTGGGACGTCGAGGCGCTGCGTACCTCCATCGACACGACCCTGCGCGTGCACGGCGAGGCCGGCGCACCGGCCACCTGGGTTCTCTCCAACCACGACGTCACCCGGCCGGTGACTCGCTACGGCCGCGTGGACACCGCGTTCGCGTTCGAGACCAAGCGCTTCGGCATCCCCACCGACCGGGCTCTGGGTGAGCGTCGGGCCCGGGCGGCAGCGATGCTCGCGATGGGCCTGCCGGGGGCGTACTACCTCTACCAGGGTGAGGAGCTGGGCCTCGACGAGGCCGACATCCCGCTCGATCGGATCCAGGATCCGATGCACTTCCGCAGCGGTGGAGTCGACCCCGGACGGGACGGCTGCCGGGTGCCGCTGCCGTGGAGCGGGGACCGGCCTCCGTACGGCTTCAGCACACCGGGCACGAAGACCTGGCTGCCGCAGCCCGACGGCTGGGCCCGGCTGACCGCGCAGGCGCAGTCGGCCGACCCGCGCTCGATGCTGTCCCTGCACCGGATGGCACTGCTCATCAGGCGTACGCACCCCGACCTCGCCTCCGGCGACTTCCAGTGGATCGAGGCCGGTCCCGGGATCATCGCCTTCCGCCGCGGCGCGCACTTCGCGTGCGTGGTCAACCTGACCGACACGGCCGTGGCGCTGCCGAGCAGCGACCACGTCTGGCTCGCCAGCTCGCCGCTCGAGGCCGGCCGGCTCGCCCCCGATGCCGCGGTCTGGCTGCGGCCCACGACCTGA
- a CDS encoding rhodanese-like domain-containing protein: protein MNVLISADELATALDSDRSPVLLDVRWQLGGPPGHESYLAGHLPGAVYVDLDTELARHGEPADGRHPLPELADLQAAARRWGISAGDTVVAYDAAGNTSAARAWWLLCWAGVADVRLLDGALGAWTSAGHPLATDDVAPTPGTVTLTPGHLPVLPFEEVETYPGLLLDARAAERYRGEVEPVDPKAGHIPGAVSAPTVDNLGPDGRFLPAEDLRDRFAALGVEADSPVTAYCGSGVTAAHQIAALAIAGYEAALYPGSWSQWSNHDLPVATDQVDGNNP, encoded by the coding sequence GTGAACGTACTCATCAGCGCCGACGAGCTGGCCACCGCACTCGACTCCGACCGGTCTCCGGTCCTCCTCGACGTACGCTGGCAGCTCGGCGGCCCGCCGGGACACGAGTCCTACCTCGCGGGCCACCTGCCCGGCGCCGTCTACGTCGACCTCGACACCGAGCTGGCCCGCCACGGCGAGCCCGCCGACGGGCGCCACCCGCTCCCCGAGCTCGCCGACCTGCAGGCCGCGGCCCGCCGCTGGGGGATCTCCGCCGGTGACACCGTCGTCGCCTACGACGCCGCTGGGAACACCTCCGCCGCCCGCGCCTGGTGGCTGCTGTGTTGGGCCGGCGTTGCCGACGTACGCCTCCTCGACGGCGCCCTCGGCGCCTGGACCTCCGCGGGCCACCCGCTGGCCACCGACGACGTCGCACCCACACCCGGCACGGTGACGCTCACCCCGGGCCACCTGCCGGTGCTGCCGTTCGAGGAGGTCGAGACCTATCCGGGTCTTCTCCTCGATGCCCGCGCCGCGGAGCGCTATCGCGGAGAGGTCGAGCCCGTCGACCCGAAGGCCGGACACATCCCCGGCGCGGTCTCCGCGCCCACCGTCGACAACCTCGGCCCGGACGGCCGCTTCCTGCCGGCCGAGGACCTCCGGGACCGGTTCGCCGCGCTGGGCGTCGAGGCCGACTCCCCTGTGACCGCGTACTGCGGCTCCGGCGTCACCGCCGCCCATCAGATCGCTGCCCTGGCCATCGCCGGCTACGAGGCGGCGCTGTATCCGGGCTCCTGGAGCCAGTGGAGCAACCACGACCTTCCGGTCGCGACCGACCAGGTCGACGGCAACAACCCTTGA
- a CDS encoding alpha/beta hydrolase family esterase — MSPRHLRFLAPVIAVTAVAGASLTPSAVTALAPASSRAGAETATNRTPCAKPTDQEPDSSQKHELTSGDLERSYVLRLPEGYDRRDDWPLIVAFHGRGSTGVEVEGYSELSDLPAVVAYPDGAIGTGSGYRKAWQGAPYEAPGVDDVAFTADLLAAVEADHCIDPTRVYATGKSNGGGLAALLACRMPGTFAAVAPVAPALYPGTRAGCAEAPPTPILQIHGVADATIPYAGDADRDLPAIPEWIQGWADHNGCTTSRTRTNRDVATTRWAGCDQGADVQHVAVSGGGHVWPGANIYSGGGHVTRTIESATVIWDFFSRHRLTSEG, encoded by the coding sequence ATGTCCCCACGACACCTCCGCTTCCTAGCGCCGGTCATCGCCGTCACAGCCGTGGCTGGAGCGTCATTGACCCCCAGCGCCGTCACCGCCCTGGCTCCGGCCTCCTCCAGAGCCGGAGCAGAGACCGCCACAAACCGGACGCCGTGCGCCAAGCCCACGGACCAGGAGCCCGACAGCAGCCAGAAGCACGAGCTGACCAGCGGTGACCTCGAGCGCAGCTACGTCCTCCGCCTGCCCGAGGGCTACGACCGCCGCGACGACTGGCCGTTGATCGTCGCCTTCCACGGTCGCGGCAGCACCGGCGTGGAGGTCGAGGGCTACTCCGAGCTCTCCGACCTGCCGGCCGTGGTCGCCTACCCCGACGGCGCGATCGGCACCGGGTCCGGATATCGCAAGGCCTGGCAGGGCGCACCGTACGAGGCGCCCGGCGTCGACGACGTCGCCTTCACCGCCGACCTGCTCGCCGCCGTCGAGGCCGATCACTGCATCGACCCGACCCGCGTCTACGCCACCGGGAAGTCCAACGGCGGCGGTCTGGCCGCCCTGCTCGCCTGCCGGATGCCGGGTACGTTCGCCGCCGTCGCGCCGGTCGCGCCCGCGCTCTACCCGGGCACCCGGGCCGGGTGCGCCGAGGCACCCCCGACGCCGATCCTGCAGATCCACGGGGTCGCCGACGCCACCATCCCCTATGCGGGCGACGCCGACCGGGACCTGCCCGCCATCCCCGAGTGGATCCAGGGCTGGGCCGACCACAACGGCTGCACCACCAGCAGAACCCGCACCAACCGCGACGTCGCCACCACCCGCTGGGCCGGTTGCGACCAGGGCGCCGACGTCCAGCACGTCGCCGTCTCCGGCGGCGGCCACGTCTGGCCGGGCGCCAACATCTACTCCGGTGGCGGTCACGTCACCCGCACCATCGAGTCCGCAACGGTGATCTGGGACTTCTTCTCCCGCCACCGCCTCACCAGCGAAGGGTGA
- a CDS encoding TetR/AcrR family transcriptional regulator yields MTTRRSRPGRPRHVPDSGTTSPRDQILDAASKLFVSQGFAATSTREIADVVGIRQASLYYHFAGKDEILGELLRRSVRPTTEKVEKILNRVPPLDFETALYLLVLVDVRTLADVPHNVGMLYQLPDVAKCEVYDEFRNEHAELAAHYADLASEVASTTVRSTVSRKQLGDLLIQQVEGVINMRTEEPGRRIPCREAWAIAATCLRICGVPQERIDAASPIAIELLPQFMDEQVAESA; encoded by the coding sequence ATGACAACTAGGCGCTCTCGGCCCGGCCGCCCTAGGCATGTTCCCGACTCAGGTACGACCTCACCGCGCGACCAGATCCTGGACGCAGCCTCAAAGCTGTTCGTCTCCCAGGGTTTCGCGGCGACGTCTACCCGCGAGATCGCCGACGTGGTCGGCATCCGCCAAGCATCGCTCTACTACCACTTCGCGGGGAAGGACGAGATCCTCGGCGAGCTGCTTCGCCGGTCGGTCCGGCCGACCACGGAGAAGGTGGAGAAGATCCTGAATCGCGTGCCACCGCTCGACTTCGAGACCGCGCTCTATCTGCTGGTCCTCGTCGACGTACGCACTCTGGCTGACGTGCCGCACAACGTCGGCATGCTCTACCAGCTGCCCGACGTGGCCAAGTGCGAGGTCTACGACGAGTTCCGCAACGAGCACGCCGAGCTGGCCGCGCACTACGCGGACCTGGCCAGCGAGGTCGCCTCGACGACGGTGCGCTCGACGGTCAGTCGCAAGCAGCTGGGTGACCTGCTGATCCAGCAGGTCGAGGGCGTGATCAACATGCGCACCGAGGAGCCCGGTCGGCGGATCCCGTGCCGCGAGGCGTGGGCGATCGCCGCCACCTGCCTGCGGATCTGCGGCGTGCCGCAGGAGCGGATCGACGCCGCGTCCCCGATCGCGATCGAGCTGCTCCCGCAGTTCATGGACGAGCAGGTCGCCGAGTCCGCCTGA
- a CDS encoding LacI family DNA-binding transcriptional regulator: MSRRLADAAARAKVSEATVSRVLNGKPGVSEATRERVLTALDVLGYERPVKLRGERARLVGLVLPELQNPIFPALAEVLGAHLAQQGLTPVLCTQTAGGVTESEYVDLLLEQQVAGVVFAGGAYAQRDADHAHYDRLAGRNLPVVLINAAIDHLPFPRVVCDDADAMEQAAEHLISLGHERIGLVLGPRDHVPSERKLAAFRVVCDRTGVPFDEDLVVRSLYSLQSGQASAARLVAQGATGIVCASDPLALGAVRAVRRARLSTPGDVSVIGFDDSAFMAFTDPPLTTIRQPIEAMGRAAVDFLVSQVDGTLGPVDELLFEGELVVRRSTGPASQRAKS; this comes from the coding sequence ATGAGTAGACGTCTTGCTGACGCAGCCGCCCGTGCCAAGGTCTCCGAGGCGACCGTGAGCCGGGTGCTCAACGGCAAGCCGGGGGTCTCCGAGGCGACCCGCGAGCGGGTGCTGACCGCGCTCGACGTGCTCGGCTACGAGCGGCCGGTGAAGCTCCGCGGCGAGCGCGCCAGGCTGGTGGGACTGGTCCTGCCCGAGCTGCAGAATCCGATCTTCCCGGCGCTCGCCGAGGTCCTCGGTGCCCACCTCGCGCAGCAAGGTCTGACCCCGGTGCTCTGCACGCAGACCGCCGGCGGGGTGACCGAGTCGGAGTACGTCGATCTGCTCCTGGAGCAGCAGGTGGCCGGCGTCGTCTTCGCCGGCGGCGCCTACGCCCAGCGGGACGCGGACCATGCCCACTACGACCGTCTGGCCGGACGCAACCTGCCCGTCGTGCTCATCAACGCGGCCATCGACCACCTGCCCTTTCCTCGGGTGGTCTGCGACGACGCCGATGCGATGGAGCAGGCTGCTGAGCACCTGATCTCGCTGGGGCACGAGCGGATCGGGCTGGTTCTGGGACCGCGCGACCACGTTCCCTCCGAGCGCAAGCTGGCCGCCTTCCGCGTCGTCTGCGACCGGACCGGCGTGCCGTTCGACGAGGATCTGGTCGTGCGCAGCCTCTACTCGCTCCAGAGCGGACAGGCTTCCGCGGCGCGGCTGGTCGCGCAGGGCGCGACCGGCATCGTGTGCGCCAGCGACCCGCTTGCGCTGGGTGCGGTCAGGGCGGTCCGCCGGGCCCGGCTCTCGACGCCCGGAGACGTGTCGGTGATCGGCTTCGACGACTCGGCATTCATGGCGTTCACCGACCCGCCGCTGACCACGATCCGGCAACCGATCGAGGCGATGGGCCGGGCGGCGGTCGATTTCCTCGTGAGCCAGGTCGACGGCACGCTCGGGCCGGTCGACGAGCTGCTCTTCGAGGGCGAGCTGGTGGTCCGACGATCGACCGGACCCGCAAGTCAGCGCGCAAAGTCTTGA
- a CDS encoding creatininase family protein, producing MTAKLAEMTTLEAARAAESGTVVVIPVGAFEQHGAGLPLATDQLRAEALADAVAEALPGKVVIGPGVPVGVSPHHQAFAGTVSLRPALFAAVVREYVESLAAHGWHRFLVITGHGGNNATLGTLAQDLLRDRPDLELAWAPVTVLAKDTVAAMELSPVSGHSGEAETAQMLHVAPHLVRRDLLTPGTTTPDELDPFARLARSVSHPAVALPYDRLSPSGVLGDPRRATAEDGRAIFAEATDRLVAFIKEWLDT from the coding sequence ATGACCGCGAAGCTCGCCGAGATGACCACCCTCGAGGCCGCGCGGGCCGCCGAGAGCGGGACCGTCGTGGTGATCCCCGTCGGCGCGTTCGAGCAGCACGGCGCCGGCCTGCCCTTGGCCACCGACCAGCTCCGTGCCGAGGCGCTCGCCGACGCGGTCGCGGAGGCGCTGCCTGGGAAGGTGGTGATCGGCCCCGGCGTACCGGTCGGGGTCTCACCACATCATCAGGCCTTCGCCGGCACGGTGAGCCTGCGCCCCGCGCTGTTCGCCGCCGTCGTCCGTGAGTACGTGGAGTCGCTGGCCGCCCACGGCTGGCACCGGTTCCTGGTCATCACCGGGCACGGGGGCAACAACGCCACGCTCGGCACCCTGGCCCAGGACCTGCTGCGCGACCGGCCCGACCTGGAGCTCGCCTGGGCACCGGTGACCGTGCTGGCCAAGGACACCGTGGCCGCCATGGAGCTGAGCCCGGTCAGCGGCCACAGCGGCGAGGCCGAGACCGCCCAGATGCTGCACGTCGCCCCCCACCTCGTACGCCGCGATCTGCTCACCCCGGGCACCACCACGCCCGACGAGCTCGATCCGTTCGCCCGGCTGGCCCGCTCGGTGAGCCATCCCGCCGTGGCCCTCCCCTACGACCGGCTCTCCCCCAGCGGCGTGCTCGGCGACCCCCGTCGCGCCACCGCGGAGGACGGCCGGGCGATCTTCGCCGAGGCCACCGACCGTCTTGTCGCCTTCATCAAGGAGTGGCTCGACACCTAG